A window from Solanum stenotomum isolate F172 chromosome 7, ASM1918654v1, whole genome shotgun sequence encodes these proteins:
- the LOC125870469 gene encoding cytochrome P450 76A2-like has product MEWEWNYVVWSIIIIVPTTLIIVFFKRNSSSYKLPPGPPGFPIFGNMFDLGTLPYQTIAEFKQKYGPVVWFKIGSVKTMSILSANTATEFFKNHDFPFAERKIIDTMLVHDYNLGSLAIARYGTYWRVLRRICTVEMFVHKRINETVDIRRKCVDDMIHWIEKEVNSVEMKGSGIEVTRFVFLSTFNMLGNLMFSRDLVHPGSNKASEFFNAMMRIMVLSGTPNISDIFPRLRRFDLQGLKKKMHREMGIALDIASTFVKERMKEREDGEEKKKDFLDVLLEFEGSGKDEPAKLSEHQITIFILEMFLAGSETTSSSVEWTLTELLRHPEAMARVKAEIFQIVGQNKKFEESDIDNVPYMQAVVKEVLRLHPPLPFLVPRRAMHDTNFMGYDIPEDTQVFVNVWAIGRDPEYWDDPLDFKPKRFLNSKTDFKGQCYEFLPFGAGRRMCVGLPLGNRMLHFVLGSLLHEFDWELPSNVTPKSMDMKERMGMTVRKFNPLTAVPTKTSG; this is encoded by the exons atgGAATGGGAGTGGAACTATGTTGTTTGGTCTATAATCATCATAGTACCAACAACTCTAATCATagtatttttcaaaagaaattcTTCTTCTTACAAGTTACCACCAGGACCACCTGGTTTCCCAATTTTTGGCAACATGTTTGATCTTGGAACATTACCATATCAAACAATTGCagaatttaaacaaaaatatggCCCTGTTGTATGGTTCAAAATTGGCTCTGTCAAGACCATGTCAATTTTATCAGCCAACACAGCTACAGAGTTTTTCAAGAACCATGATTTCCCCTTCGCGGAGCGCAAAATCATTGACACCATGTTGGTTCATGACTACAACCTAGGGTCATTAGCTATAGCCCGGTATGGCACATATTGGCGCGTGCTAAGAAGGATATGCACCGTTGAAATGTTCGTGCACAAACGGATCAATGAAACAGTGGATATCAGGAGGAAATGTGTTGATGACATGATTCATTGGATTGAGAAAGAAGTGAATTCAGTGGAAATGAAAGGAAGTGGGATTGAGGTAACGCGATTTGTGTTCCTCTCAACGTTTAATATGCTAGGGAATTTGATGTTTTCGCGTGATTTAGTCCATCCAGGATCAAATAAGGCTTCTGAGTTCTTCAATGCCATGATGAGGATCATGGTTTTGTCAGGCACTCCAAATATCTCAGACATTTTTCCACGTCTTAGGAGGTTCGATTTACaaggtttgaagaagaagatgcatCGCGAAATGGGAATAGCTCTTGACATTGCCTCTACGTTTGTCAAGGAACGGATGAAGGAACGCGAAGATggtgaagaaaaaaagaaagattttttagaTGTGTTGCTTGAATTTGAGGGTAGTGGGAAAGATGAACCAGCTAAGTTATCAGAACATCAGATCACCATATTCATATTG GAGATGTTTTTAGCCGGATCAGAGACGACTAGCAGCAGTGTGGAATGGACGTTGACAGAGCTCCTACGCCACCCTGAAGCAATGGCAAGAGTAAAAGCAGAGATCTTTCAAATTGTAGGACAAAACAAGAAGTTTGAAGAAAGTGACATTGACAATGTGCCCTATATGCAAGCTGTGGTTAAAGAAGTGCTAAGATTACATCCTCCCCTTCCTTTCTTAGTGCCAAGAAGAGCGATGCACGACACTAACTTCATGGGGTATGACATACCAGAAGACACTCAAGTGTTTGTGAACGTTTGGGCAATTGGAAGAGATCCTGAATACTGGGACGACCCTTTGGATTTCAAGCCCAAGAGGTTCCTTAACTCGAAGACTGACTTCAAAGGACAGTGTTACGAGTTCTTACCATTTGGTGCTGGCAGGAGGATGTGTGTAGGCCTTCCTTTAGGTAATCGAATGTTACACTTTGTTTTAGGCTCGTTGCTTCATGAATTCGATTGGGAGCTTCCTAGTAATGTCACTCCTAAATCAATGGACATGAAAGAGAGGATGGGAATGACAGTGAGAAAATTCAATCCTTTGACAGCAGTACCAACAAAAACATCTGGTTAA
- the LOC125870043 gene encoding cytochrome P450 76A1-like produces MARVKADVVKEALRLHPPLPFLFPRRVMHDTNFMGYDIPEITEVLVNVWAIGRDPESWDDPLDFKPERFLNLXKLYIYIELLRHPEAMARVKPDVVKEALRLHPPLPFLFPRRAMHDTNFMGYDIPEDTQVLVNVWAIGRDPESWDDPLDFKPERFLNSKSDFKGQYFEFLPFGAGRRMSVGLPLGNRMLHFVLGSLLHEFDWELPSNINPRSMDMKEPTFH; encoded by the exons ATGGCAAGAGTAAAAGCAGATGTGGTTAAAGAAGCACTAAGATTACATCCTCCCCTTCCTTTCTTATTTCCAAGAAGAGTAATGCACGACACTAACTTCATGGGGTATGATATACCAGAAATCACTGAAGTGTTGGTTAACGTTTGGGCAATTGGAAGAGATCCTGAAAGCTGGGACGACCCTTTGGATTTCAAGCCCGAGAGGTTCCTTAACTTGANgaaactctatatatacatag AGCTCCTGCGCCACCCTGAAGCAATGGCAAGAGTAAAACCAGATGTGGTTAAAGAAGCACTAAGATTACATCCTCCCCTTCCTTTCTTATTTCCAAGAAGAGCAATGCACGACACTAACTTCATGGGGTATGATATACCAGAAGACACTCAAGTGTTGGTTAACGTTTGGGCAATTGGAAGAGATCCTGAAAGCTGGGACGACCCTTTGGATTTCAAGCCCGAGAGGTTCCTTAACTCGAAATCTGATTTCAAAGGACAATATTTTGAGTTCTTACCATTTGGTGCTGGCAGGAGGATGAGTGTAGGCCTTCCTTTAGGTAATCGAATGTTGCACTTCGTTTTAGGTTCATTGCTTCATGAATTCGATTGGGAACTTCCTAGTAATATCAATCCTAGATCAATGGACATGAAGGAGCCAACATTTCATTAG
- the LOC125870474 gene encoding heterodimeric geranylgeranyl pyrophosphate synthase small subunit, chloroplastic-like encodes MVFSMVMSCSPSLFLPRSRMVMQKTIRCSSSVSTASESIKFDLKTYWTTLISDINQKLDEAVPVKYPNQIYEAMRYSVLAKGTKRSPPIMCVAACELFGGNRLAAFPTACALEMVHAASLIHDDLPCMDDDTTRRGLPANHTVFGVDMAILAGDALFPLGFQHIVSHTPSDLVPEDRVLRVITEIARAVGSTGMAAGQFLDLEGGPNAIDFVQEKKYGEMGECSAVCGALLAGASDEEIQHMRKYGRAVGVLYRVVDDILDAKKTEDKTEGKKKKGKSYVSVYGIEKAVKVAEDLRAQAKRELDGLEKYGDKVMPLYSFLDYAADRGFSIEDQV; translated from the exons ATGGTTTTCTCTATGGTGATGAGCTGTTCACCTAGTTTATTTCTTCCAAGGAGCCGCATGGTTATGCAGAAAACAATCCGGTGCTCTTCTTCTGTTTCGACAGCGTCTGAGTCCATCAAGTTTGATCTTAAGACCTATTGGACAACTCTAATTAGTGATATCAACCAGAAACTTGATGAGGCGGTTCCAGTTAAGTACCCAAATCAGATTTATGAGGCAATGCGCTACTCTGTCCTAGCCAAGGGTACCAAAAGGTCCCCACCCATCATGTGTGTCGCAGCTTGTGAGCTTTTCGGTGGAAATCGGCTTGCTGCCTTTCCCACTGCCTGTGCCTTAGAGATG GTTCATGCTGCTTCATTGATTCATGATGATTTGCCCTGCATGGATGATGACACAACTCGACGAGGTCTGCCTGCAAATCACACAGTTTTCGGTGTAGATATGGCAATTTTAGCCGGAGATGCCTTGTTCCCTCTTGGTTTCCAGCATATTGTGTCCCATACTCCAAGTGATCTAGTTCCCGAGGATCGAGTCCTCAGGGTCATTACAGAGATTGCTCGAGCTGTGGGGTCCACTGGCATGGCTGCTGGCCAGTTCCTTGACCTTGAGGGTGGACCAAATGCTATTGATTTTGTTCAAGAGAAGAAATATGGTGAAATGGGTGAGTGCTCTGCCGTTTGTGGAGCTCTCTTGGCTGGTGCTTCAGATGAGGAGATCCAACACATGAGAAAATATGGTCGAGCTGTTGGTGTCTTATATCGGGTTGTTGACGATATATTGGACGCAAAGAAGACAGAGGACAAAACCGaggggaagaaaaagaaaggcaAAAGCTATGTCAGCGTTTATGGCATTGAGAAGGCTGTGAAAGTTGCTGAGGATCTTAGAGCGCAGGCTAAGAGAGAGTTAGATGGTCTCGAGAAATACGGCGATAAAGTCATGCCACTTTACAGTTTTCTTGATTATGCTGCAGATAGAGGTTTTAGCATTGAAGACCAAGTCTAG
- the LOC125870465 gene encoding protein PSK SIMULATOR 3-like: protein MMGVETVTESFFNLWRTSRKSSASEPERKNVIGILAFEIATLMSKVVNLWQCLNERRIDKLREEISSSLGIQKLVAEDDKYLMDLAIAEIIDNLGSLTKSLTSLGKRCADPVYHNLERIFEDPVEIELNGCAWRYKLKKMERKVKKMERFVAATTQLYQELEVLAELEQTLRRMQAGASSGQMKLLEFRQKVIWQREEVKNLREMSPWVRTYDYTVRLLLRSIFTIIMRIKYLFGTNQTGVSGGSNHFEGIDNGYLDRSRSISALTLSSVYPSENSTSESYLGSIGRSFSSLGLSGNKDRPTNRKSLLRQSSVFCGKPPQPRSRRFANVGSFKGCINSGTDSPVLESCMPSNSDVSKSDDSFQKDTDKFEDTNPVPASSNGVILTKASLFNFKRKLLIVPEDTLGYAALTLKYANIIILIEKLASAPHLISLDARDDLYNMLPASIRNSLRLRLKLFAKSLTSSVYDASLAAEWSLALGRILEWLSPLAHNTIRWHSERNFEKQRLVYGANVLLVQTLYFANQTRTEAAVIELLMGLNYLSRFGREVSAKPLMESSCGRTSSEYFLHRDSNSNAYHMYHD from the coding sequence ATGATGGGAGTCGAAACTGTGACggaatcattttttaatttgtggaGAACTTCGCGGAAGAGCTCTGCTTCAGAGCCCGAGAGGAAGAATGTGATAGGAATTCTTGCATTTGAAATTGCAACTTTGATGTCTAAGGTGGTTAACTTGTGGCAGTGCCTAAATGAAAGACGAATTGACAAGTTAAGAGAAGAAATCTCGAGTTCACTTGGCATTCAGAAGCTTGTTGCTGAAGATGACAAATATCTTATGGATCTTGCTATTGCAGAGATAATTGACAATTTGGGATCTCTCACGAAGTCATTGACTTCGCTCGGTAAGAGATGTGCTGATCCAGTTTATCACAATCTTGAACGAATATTTGAAGATCCAGTCGAAATCGAACTTAATGGGTGTGCATGGAGATATAAGCTTAAGAAAATGGAGCGCAAGGTTAAGAAAATGGAGAGATTTGTTGCAGCCACGACTCAATTGTATCAGGAGCTCGAAGTGCTCGCTGAGCTTGAGCAAACACTGAGGCGGATGCAGGCTGGTGCTAGTTCAGGTCAGATGAAACTGCTCGAGTTTAGGCAAAAGGTTATATGGCAACGAGAGGAAGTGAAGAATTTGAGAGAAATGTCTCCTTGGGTTAGAACATATGACTATACTGTTCGTCTTTTGCTTCGATCTATTTTCACAATAATTATGAGGATTAAGTACCTATTCGGGACAAATCAGACAGGAGTTTCCGGAGGAAGCAACCATTTTGAGGGCATTGATAACGGTTATCTTGATCGTAGCCGGTCTATATCTGCTCTTACTCTGTCCTCTGTTTATCCATCTGAAAATAGCACGTCGGAATCTTATTTAGGTTCTATAGGCAGGTCATTTTCAAGCCTTGGTCTAAGTGGGAATAAAGATAGACCAACTAATAGAAAGTCTCTTCTTCGACAGTCATCTGTCTTTTGCGGAAAGCCACCACAGCCGAGATCCAGGCGATTTGCTAATGTTGGATCTTTTAAAGGATGCATAAATAGCGGCACTGATTCACCTGTTCTTGAGAGTTGCATGCCTTCCAACAGCGACGTCTCAAAATCAGATGACAGTTTCCAAAAAGATACCGATAAGTTTGAAGACACGAATCCTGTTCCTGCCTCCTCCAATGGCGTAATTTTGACTAAAGCTTCTCTTTTCAATTTCAAGCGAAAGCTGTTAATCGTTCCTGAAGATACTCTTGGTTATGCTGCTTTGACACTCAAGTACGCGAACATCATCATACTTATAGAGAAACTGGCGTCAGCTCCACATTTAATCAGTCTTGATGCAAGAGATGATCTATACAATATGCTGCCTGCTAGCATTAGAAACTCTCTAAGGTTAAGATTAAAATTGTTCGCTAAATCATTGACTTCATCTGTTTATGATGCTTCTCTTGCAGCAGAGTGGAGTTTGGCACTCGGAAGGATATTAGAATGGTTGTCTCCACTCGCTCATAACACGATAAGGTGGCATTCTGAACGGAACTTTGAGAAACAACGACTGGTTTATGGGGCTAACGTGCTTCTCGTGCAGACGCTCTACTTTGCAAACCAAACCAGAACTGAAGCAGCAGTCATTGAACTTCTCATGGGTCTGAATTACCTTTCAAGATTCGGAAGAGAGGTTAGTGCAAAACCGTTGATGGAGTCATCTTGCGGTAGAACTAGCAGTGAGTATTTTCTCCACAGGGATAGTAACTCGAACGCGTACCACATGTATCATGATTAA